A region from the Spea bombifrons isolate aSpeBom1 chromosome 7, aSpeBom1.2.pri, whole genome shotgun sequence genome encodes:
- the HAPSTR1 gene encoding HUWE1-associated protein modifying stress responses: MDDKKEEGEAEIQEHGPEHWFSKWERQCLAEAEQEEQREEEVEQNQQKLWHLFQNSATAVAQLYKDRVCQQQGLSLWVPFQNAATAVTNLYKESVDAHQRSFDLGIQIGYQRRNKDVLAWVKKRRRTIRREDLISFLCGKIPPPRNSRAPPRLTVVSPNRAAAAETDSSIETDLQPFREAIALHGLSGAMASISVRSSTPGSPTHVSSSSNTTRRRNGLHDVDLNTFISEEMALHLDNGGTRKRTSAQCGDVITDSPTHKRNRMI; the protein is encoded by the exons ATGGACGACAAGAAAGAAGAGGGCGAGGCCGAAATACAGGAACACGGACCCGAGCACTGGTTTAGTAAATGGGAGCGGCAGTGTCTGGCGGAGGCCGAGCAGGAGGAACAACGCGAAGAGGAGGTCGAACAGAATCAGCAGAAGCTCTGGCACCTCTTCCAGAACTCCGCGACTGCCGTGGCGCAGCTATATAAAG ATCGCGTGTGTCAGCAGCAAGGGCTGTCACTGTGGGTCCCTTTCCAAAACGCCGCGACAGCTGTCACCAATCTTTATAAAG AGAGTGTGGATGCCCATCAGAGGAGCTTTGACTTAGGAATTCAAATTGGCTATCAACGGCGTAATAAAGATGTGCTAGCCTGGGTAAAAAAACGGCGAAGAACTATACGCAGGGAAGATTTGATCAGCTTTTTATGTGGGAAAATACCTCCTCCTCGGAATTCCCGTGCTCCCCCACGACTGACTGTTGTATCACCTAATCGTGCAGCTGCAGCGGAAACTGACTCTTCTATAGAAACTGATCTGCAGCCCTTCAGGGAAGCGATAGCGCTCCATG GTTTGAGTGGTGCAATGGCTAGCATTAGTGTCCGGTCGAGTACCCCAGGCTCACCTACTCATGTAAGCAGCAGCTCCAACACTACCCGTAGGAGAAATGGACTCCATGATGTGGATTTGAACACATTCATATCAGAAGAAATGGCACTCCATTTGGACAATGGTGGTACCAGAAAGCGAACCTCAGCCCAGTGTGGAGATGTCATTACAGACTCGCCAACCCATAAACGCAACCGAATGATTTAA